The following is a genomic window from Anopheles aquasalis chromosome 3, idAnoAquaMG_Q_19, whole genome shotgun sequence.
CACATTGAACTGGGCAAGTGGGCCGATCTACTCGTCATAGCTCCGCTGGATGCGAACAGTCTAGCGAAGATGGCATCCGGGCTGTGCGACAATCTGCTGCTTTGCACAACCCGTGCCTGGGATCCACAGAAACCGTTGCTCTTCTGTCCGGCCATGAATACGCGCATGTGGGAGCATCCGATCACGGCATCACAAATCGAAACGTTGAAATCGTGGGGTCACCGAGAGGTTCCCTGCATAGCGAAAACGTTGATGTGTGGTGATACAGGGTTAGGGGCGATGGCGGAAGTCGATACAATCGTCGACGCCGTTCGCAATACCTTGTTGCATGGGGGAGCCGATCTGGGTGGTGGGTAATgtgaataataaattttctttCTAATAAAGACTGTcgttcattttttctttcattcgaAATCCGGCAAAAGTCTTGGGTTTGATTACATTTCCATCTCCAACTGTCTCCAACGCAAGCCGTTCAAAGCCCGCGTGTCCGTCTGTCGGGAGAGTATTgttcttatttttttcctcaaaTATTTACACTTTTACCATTTTTACATTAGCATTGGAAACTTAAGGGGTAgctaaacaaataaaatcaatcgTATGATAAGCTGTAAaggcatttctttttttatgaataGATCAATTCTTAACAGAATCTCTTACGAACGGCGACTAACACGCGTGTTCCTACGGGCGTGGTTTGTCTTTTAAACAGAAATACATAAATATGTTACTGGCTTCTTAAAAATAAGCACTAATTTCTTACTACCAATAATCGCCTCGTGGTAGCAGGTAGCGTTTGGAAACAAAATTACGGAAAATTAAACGACCGTAGATGAAACCTAGTTACGAAACCAAATAAACGGATGCAACCGTAGCAAGCCAACCATTCTTATTCCAGCGGGAGCgcaagaaatcaatttcccaATCACAGAATAATgctccctttctcttcccaAGGGCTACTTGACAAACGATACGTACTTTAAAatacaggaaaaaaaacaaataattacaACCCCTTTTTATTCCTATGCTGTGCTTCTTTTCCACGTTCACGCTAATGTATTGTGTATGCGTAATTTTGATACAACTTATTTTCGTTTATGAATGCATGAGTGAGTCTGGGTGTGTTttaagtttctttttttttcgtcaccTTCGCTTGTAGCCaaaattttccctttttcttgttCGATTCCTCCCGCTCTATAGTTATCGCATGTACCTCTTGTTCCATTAACTCCAATCCGTTGAAGTTCGTCTCCATGATGCTTGTCTCTGTGTTTAGTGGTTGGTGCATGGTTGCGCACTATCTCTATCACACGTAAGTGACTTGTTGCTGTGAATCTTGCAAATATCTTGCACATTTTTTTACTTCCAATTTCAAACTTTTTTCGAATTGctacagccagcagcagatacAAAAACGTTCCTTTATCCTTCCCTTATTCGGCTAATGccattttctattgtttttccgtttcttttgctGTGCGGATTATGGTTTTCCTACTATGCTACAATCTCTACACAAatcattttgattgaattctATAAATCTTCTCTTCTTGTCTCTGAGTTCGCTCCGCTTCattttgtgtcttttcatcgtttcgttcgtgACTTATGAGCATTTACATTGGATAGTGAATAATTTACAATTGGAAACGCAATTTTCCTACTATCTTACAATTCAAAACGCATTTGAGGGGATGGAAGGGACTGTTGGCAGCGTGTGATTCcacaacacaaaagaaaacaaaaccacatcCAAACCGATTTACCGATATACGTTTCAACAAGAagtaataaataattcatgaaACATTTTACTGCTGCTACGCACAATAGGATCATGgagaaggagcaaaagaaTGAAGAATAACTAGGAATGTTGTTGATTAGGATGTCTCTGCCAGGAGACCATTTCTGTTGCGGGTTCGGGTTTGTCACTCAAATCGCGCCGTCCACAGCTAAATCATCATTGTGTATCCCCAGCGGTTTGTGGATCGAAAATATCCAAATTCCTGAAAAGTAACATAACTCAATCTCCACAAAAATGAGATAGAACTTTATACACCAGATACCGAATCATACCGGTATCAATTCGAAAGATAGTCCAACGAATAAAATTTCAACTGTTACGCAGTTCAAATAGATAGTGTTCGCCTGTTCGCCGCAGGCACCTacaatgaataataaataaacaacaaGCAATCGAGAGAACGAGCTCCATCCCCTTTAAAATTAGCCcaagaacaaacagaaaaaagggattcaGAATTCATTCGCTAACAGCTACGACCCTACGTGCTTTCCACGTACAGCTCTCAGCGTACCGCACAGGACACGCAAAGCTTCGTCCCACTAATGCAATCATCGTGGCAGAAGGCACCACACTGCTGACAGACAACCATCGCGTTCTGTGAGCAAGAACAGTCACCTCCGGTTTCCccatcggtgctgctgctgatgcatcTTCCAGTACACAGTTGCACCGCACTAGCATTACCTAGCTCATCGCATCCCTCCTCATCATGTTCATTGCCATTGGTTAGTACCTGCGATCGTCCTACATCATCTTCATGGCAACCCtgtgcctgttgttgttgatactGCACACGATTAACACTCGTGCTATTGTCACTATTGTTGATCACGTTACTGAGCACGATGTTAACTCCTCTGAGATTTATATTGCCATTGTTGCTAGCAATGAGACCActgctgagctgctgctgtataGAATGATGAGAATGCTGCAGAGCTGTCGATGAGTTGCCGGCTGCTAgagattgttgttggtgttgcggaGCAGCGCTGATGGTAATTGGTGAAGAATTCGGTGGTGATGAACCGCTATCGCCAGAGCTACCACAACCAtttgcgatgacgacggcagTCGGGTGATGCTGGTATTGCTGTGGTGAAGCAGCCGAACCATTACCTCCGATGATGAGCACATTACTGCCACCCGCAGCACCGGTCGTCGTTCCACTTGCTACTGTcgccgttgtcgccgtcgATTCGATGGATGCAGCTGACACATCCGGCTGACCGTAGGTGATCACTGTACGGAAGGATTATAGAGGAACACCACGTCCTAATATGATGATTCAATCGACGGTATTCGGAACCGAGCTCCCTTTCTCTTCTAACgccgcacacactcacacatacacacgcatcacacgcacgcacaccaccttCGACACTCACCGATCACCGTAGTACACCCCCCGGCGGATAATACTCACCGTGGGTGGACGGTATTCGGCGGGCGATAGTTGGCTGCAAACCGGGCACAagctgttgttgcgcttgctgttgctgttgctgctgctgctgctgctgctgttgctgctgctgctgctgttgatgatgcaactgctgttgctgctgatgatgtagttgctgctgttgctgttgctgttgtacgTGATGATGTACCACTTGTTGTTGAGtcacttgttgttgctgctgctgctgctgctgctgctgctgctgttgagagTCTGAAGGCGATACAAGCTGTATCTGAAATTGCATTAATCAATTAGTTCCCGTACAATAACCGCATCCTGATGCAAGAATACATCGTCTATGCTTCTACCTGTTCGTGTGTCGGTGGTGCACTGGCCGCCCGCGGCATTACTAGCTCGCTGAGGTGCGCAGTACGATGAAGCAGCACGTACTTGCCACCAAAGTTTCCACCCCCTGCTGAACCACCGCTCGAAACGATCgttgcaacattgttgttATTCGCAGAGTGAGCAATCGTTGGTGCGGCCGTCACGCTAATGATTTGCGCATGCTGTTGCAACTGTTCACCGAGGTTatgtatttgttgttgttgtggctgctgctgctgctgctgctgctgttgagacGTTGCTGGAATAATACTGATCGGTGTGCCTGGTGTGGCAGACGAACCACCAGTGTACACTTGACGTACTACGATCGATGATTGAGTGCGACCACCAAGCGTTGTTATAATGCGCTTCGGATTCATCAACCGTGGTCCTGGCAACTATTAACGGaaataataatagtaaaaaAACACATTAGCATTCATTCAAAAATGTCGAACTACATTACTATAGCTTACCTTATTTCCACCGATACCCAAAGCGGCACCGAATGTGCTGCCACCATTATTGCCTCCACCGGTACTAGGATCCTCTTTGGTATTACCAATAATACTGCTTGCCGAAataccgctgctactgctgctgctgctgctgctgctgctgctgctgctgctgctacttccatTGCTACCCGTACTACCAATActgcttatgctgctgttcgagTTGGAGTTTGATGCGGCCAGGAAGGCTTGCGGTGACTTCAGTTGTGCCTTCAACTGGTGTCTATTTGGACTGTTCTGAATCACCGCCTGACAGATCTGGTAACTGCGCTCCAGATTGACTGCACCCGGTGGTAAGTTCGAACTACTCGTACGTCCACCACCGCgccttcctcctccactgCTTACAGAGCCAGATTGGCTTGAGCTTACTGCCGTAGACAACGTCACAGAAGTTGCCGGAACAACCGGACGATGCTTTCTTTGTCCAGCACCGACGATCACATTCGTCCCAACCACCGTTACAGGAGTCAACGAAGATTGTTgtggctgttggtgctgctgttgcaccggAACATACTGACCGCTGTTTACCAGGAGCGCATTTTGACCGCGAATCAGCTGGTTCGTCACAAACTTTTGTTGAAATCGCTGCTGCGACTGAGTCGGTGTaacgacctgctgctgctgttgctgctgcacctgttGCTGAGGGGTCACTTTTTGCGTCACTTGAGTGATTACCTGTGCCCGCTGGAGAGGTAAACgtggccgctgctgttgctgctgatgctgctgatgttgacCGATAGTGGAAGGTGTCGACATGATAATCTTTTGTAACTGGATCGGTTTTTGAATCGTTGTAATGGTGTTTGGATTCTGTAATGGCTGTCGTGGAGGCAGTTGCTGTTCCTGTGTTTGAATAAACTGCTGCGCTCCGAGCTGTGTGGCACCACCTGTCGCTTGTTGTACAGTTAGCGGCAGCTTCGTACCAGTTACCGCGTTCACTACGCTAGTAATCGGTCGCGAGGTAATGATGAACTttggttgatgctgttgttgcgtgAGCAGCGcattcggttgttgttgctgttgtgaaGCCTGCTGCAGTAacgcgtgatgatgatgattgtttgccGGTGTATCCATCTCGAAGCGTATATGCTGCCCCGTGGATGTTTGTACATGTTGTATTGTCTGTGGCTgcggttgcggctgctgcgttGCAATCAGTTGTTGTGCCGGCGGTACCGCAACGGCACCAGCCACGCCATAGTTTCCAGCCACACTTTCGATCACACGACTTAGGTTATCGGGATTGTTGGGCGTTCCCAACGGCAACAACGGGGAGGATGTCACGACATTTAGCTTCGAAAGCTGCGCTTGGATACcgtgttgatgttgctgtggtgaatgttgttgCAGCTGACTGCAGCTTTCATCGTTTCCCAGCTTAATGCGCGTTACTAACTGCTGATTGCCCTGCCGGATAGTGGCATAGCTTACGCCTTGATCAGTCTTTAGCAGATTGTTTCGCATTCCATCTTTAATCTGTAACGGAGGAGCGAAAGTAGAGATCTATTAATTGATGCGCAGTGAGAGCATCACGCAGAGCATCACAACCAAACACTACGAGCATTTCAGTTGTTGATGGGCTTCTGGCGGATTGATTAAACAGATATTTCCAGACTCGCCTCTGATGTCAGCTGAATCGTACTGCCGGCGCTCACCGTTACCGGGTGCGACGTAACCACGCCGCCTCCAAGCATATTGGCGGATTGGTGATGTACTTGCaccgtctgctgttgctgcggctgttgctggGTGTTGAACTGAAAAACATTCATTCcctgcgcctgctgctgctgctgttgcgtcaCTGGAGGAGCCGCCTGCATTGTTGTCATGGTTTGCACCGTAGGCTGCTGGTGGGCTAAAAAACTTATCCCACTAGCTGCACTCTGATgaatctgttgctgctgctgagcttgATGGGTTTGAttatggtggctgctggtcaTCTGTTGTATCAGTGTTGCCGTTGCAACGGGTATCGTCGTGGATGGCGATTGTTGCATCGTCTGTTGGTGggcatggtgctgctgttgcggttgctgaaTGACATTTGGtagatgctgttgttgttggaggtTTGATTGAGTAGCATGCAGCgtgtgttggtgctgttgctgattagTACCAGCCAGCAGTGTAGGGGTTtggacggtggtggcaccTGGCGATGCTGCCGCTATCGTTGGGGCCAGGTTGGAACCGAGCGGAGAAAGGATAATACTGTTGCTGCCATCAgccagttgatgatgatcgaccaCCAACATCTTCGCCGGatccatcattttcattttaaactgAGTCCATACTGGATCTGTAAAGGGAACAAAATGGTACGTTCAATGCAATGTTGATAGTTCCGCCCAGATCCCTTAAGAAATAACATGGAACATCAATAGCGATCAAGAAGTGGAATCCATCAGCGAAAGACAGGTGAATTATACTCTATGCCCCTTCGAAAGTAAGGCGAACTCTTTTAAGTAGCACTATATCCACAAACATTACTACGACGCCATGCTTGAGCTCATTGTTAGAAACGAAAGGCGAATAATAcgcaacagaaaaaggaacgaCAATTTCCAAGCACAAAAGAAATGATAGTACAGTTAAACTGTGTAAAAAAGCACTAACGAAAAGGACATCAACAACTCAAGCAGCAGAGTAGAAGCGAAATAACTAAGAAATGTATAGCGCGTTACTTCGCACCTAGCGCAAACAACTCTCACTGCCTCAGGAGAATGCTCTTTAACTTGCAACTACCAAGAGGATCATTGTAGTCAACCCAAAACCGAATAATACGCGGACACAATAATGAAAATGAGGCACGTAAACATGGAATTCGATCTGGTGCAAGGAAAGTAATGCACTGCAGGCACATTCTTCCCTAACTTACCACCACAACTAAGCACTTGTTCGACGACACCTTCTTGCTTTCTGCCCTCGTCTTGAAGTGGAAATGAAGGCTGATCAGTAGTGTACAAGCGATCCCCTGACTCCGTCTGTAGATGGTGATCCGGTGAGGACTTAACGATCCTATCAGAAACCATTTTTACTGACTGGCCGTTGTTTTCACTGCTGGATCGCCTATCGAACGTTGCTGGTGTTGAAgcaatcgatttcaatttgcgCAGATGGAGCTGTTCACTAGCAGTGATAGGACTTccgtttctcgttctcgcgTCAATAAGCCCCATTTGCCCATCTTCTACGACCAGAATTGTGGTGGTTCGTCTCGGtacaccaccgccaaccaacCCGGTAGAAGTTATTGGTTGAAGAAAGGATCTTCCTCCTGTCGATGTGTACTCTCCATCCGTCGCCGTGTCCTTCGTCCCACAGCTGCTTTTAACAACCATCTGTTCGCCTAGTGCCTGTTGGTCCAGGTGTACCGAATtcggtcgctgctgttgctgatggcgatgttcGTCGTGAGTGGAAGCCACCGTTTCCCGAGAATCGCCATTGACTAACACACTTTCCTGTTCCTCTTCATTGCGCCCCGTTTCTTCGACATCAAACAATTCAGCGCCGCCGGAAGTCGCCACCATCAAATCCGATTCTAACATGATCGCCACATCTTGATCGTGGTTGTGCTCAACGACTGGAGGGAGTGCATTGTTGGGAGTGAAATATTAACGAACGGATTAATGCGACCACGCTCTGTTCCTCAAATGATAATTCTTTCGTAACAACAACcgagaccgaaccgaagtGTGTTTTACAGACCTAACACCTGACAAATCCACTAAAAACGGACAAATGAAACAgattcttcccttttccttagATGCTCCTTAGCCTTCGTTTTGTACAAATAAGACTTCCCTTGACTCCCCAGTTATCTATCCAATTCAAGTGCTGTGCTAAAGGATCCATGAAAACCCACAGAGTACATCCATTGATCGGTCACGTAGTACTTACTTTCTGTGCTGATCATCTCGCCACCGGTGGAATCGACCATACCGTACACTGCATCCCCGCCATCTGCAACGTCCTCGATGTACcgttcgagctgctgctgaccatgcagctgttgttgctgttgtggatgctgttgctgctgctcatagTGATGTGGTAGCGCTACGCCTTGATCATCCAACAGCGATTCGTAAGATTCGTCTGCTTCTTgatcctcttcttcctcttccatctcttcttcttcttcttcttcttcttcccctgcCTCGTCAACATTCTCTTCATCCAAATCATCTCCATCATTCTGCGTCAAAGTTTGGTGCTCGACTTCACACTCAGCGTCCATCAAACCGTCGTTCAGTAAATCACCACCTGCCACACAGTTCGACAGCTCGGCCATGCTACCACCGGGATACAGAATGTGGGTCGCCGTTCTCATTTCTGCACTGGTACCTGCAGCTATCACCGGCGATAGACTAACGTTTGGCAGCAACAAGCCTGTAGTCAGTGGCGCATTGCTATTTTGGAGaccctgctcctgctgctgctgctgctgctggtggtataCTCCATGATCTTGACTCAACGGATAATGGCCTTGCAGCTGCtgcgtctgctgttgctgttgttgctgattaAGCACACAATTCATcccctcctcatcctcctccgaTGTGGGGGGATCTTCTTCACCGCCCTGCCGGTACTGTGAGGAATCGTACTCATCCAAGCAATTATCATGCACTCTACTGGCTTCTTCGTCCTCGCACACTTCCTCCTGCAAACCTACGTTTTGTGCGGGCATACTGCTTGTCAGATGCAGCAGATGTTGCTGATCAAGCAAACCGTCGTCCGGTTTGGCGCCTTCGTCCAAAACTTCTTCACCATTTGCAGCGGAAGCATTATCACAGTAGTTACTCGTAGTCTCGTCCACATTGTAACCGAAGGGTTCTTCTGCCCCATCGTCCACTTCGTTTTTCAAATGATACAAACCACTGCCGTCATCAGAACCGCTGGCGGTAGCAGTCCTTTGAAACTGAAGCTGATGAttctgttgatgttgctgatgaagaTGCACATGATCGTGATGATAGGCGGTAAGGTTCATATTCATTGCGCCGGATGACGATGGCAACAATTGCTCTTGCTGTAGTGACTGATAGCGACGTACTTGATTTGGTTGACGAATGTGGCTGACGATGGATTGATGGTTGCTGTCTAAACTTCCCGCGCCGACTTCCCCATTGTAACCCAGTACATGATCCGATTCagtttttatcaccattccaAGCACCGGCTCATTCATATTGCCGTCCTCGAGATCTTCATCGTACTCATCGGCTGTATTGGTGGCTGTCGTCGTTTGTACACCtccatcctcatcgtcatcgcgatcgcattcatcttcctcttcatcgtcttcctcttcctcgtcacCCGCTTCCTCAGTTTCCTCTAGTGCCATCGCAGGTGTATTAGCCGAAACGATAGACTGCGGCATCCCCAGCTTTCCCTCCAGCTCATCCTCTGGCGCAATGCCACTCGCGAGCTGTGACTTATGCACGATCACCAAATTACGatccgcaccatcaccagcttgTAGAACATGTTCGAACGTATTATTCATATGCAGCACCGATTCAACTGTTACTctatcttctcctcctcctcctcctgctaaTCGTCCTGTTCCAACAACGGCTGCACCACCTTCCAGATGATTGTCACTCGCGGCCATCATTGCGGTGGTTGACgcactgctactgttgctgctatcGTTCGAAATCGATAACagctgtgctgctgatggatgctgttgagctgctgctggctgaggCAATGCCGTTACCGTTACCGATGGTGGCAGCGACCGAAGACTCAGAGCGGCCGCATTGGCTACAGCAGACGCACTCGATCCCACACCGTAATCGGTGGTGGATCCGGAAGACACGTTCGACGTTGAAGTAGGTGAAGCACAGGAGGATGGTACACAGACAAAGCTGATCATCTGGCCCGTAGCGTGATCGTAGATCGTCTGAGTCTGGCGACCGGTAGCAGTgccacccaccaacccactCCCGGTATCTCCTGCCGATATCACAACAGGTtgcgactgctgctgacgatccCGGGCACTGGCCACTGTCATGGTTAACattcgctgttgctgtagaCTATGCAAATTTGCTCGTTCTTGTTTCCGGTTCCCTCCTGCATCACAATCGACTGCATCGTACGATCCAGCTGGATCGTTTGCATCCTCAAGGATAAGATCGGACGAGGGACGAAGCGATTgattctcctcctcgtcatgCGAGGAGGTGCCTCCACCGTTCACGACCATGGTATCCTCACTATCCGCCTCTTctgcatcattatcatcatcatcatcatccacaagAATCGTCGCGGTCGTTGCTTGTAGCGTGGACAAGGTTCTATTGCTTCTACCGTTGCTGCCACCACGTCCAGCTAGTTGGTGGCGCCGTACCTTCTTTCTCGACTGTTGCTCATGGTGCTCATGCGTTCTTGTCGATGCCGTAGTAGCACCGGCGACACTATACAGCGCTCCTTTCCGTCGCCTATCAGTCAGTGAGCTACCACCATCGATGAAGCTACCAGCACCAAAATGTTTAGTGTTGGTCGTGGGGGCCGCTAAATTGCTGTGACTGGTATTACTACTCATACTaaagctactgctgctactgctgatgctcACTACCCTAGGACTATTGCTATTGCCGCCACCATTGTCGTTGCCACCGCTCTCGCTGCTCTCGGTGGAGGAAACGGACGTGATGACGGCAGCGGGTGCGACCGTTGCACTCTTGCtggtattggtggtggtgataaggCGATTGAGATTATTACTACTACTGTTTCTGTACACGATGCTGgttgtgccggtggtggtagtggtgctagGATGCTGCGCTCCAGCAGAGACTCCCGCCGTTGACGTCACAATCGTCATCAGCCTGCTACCAGCGGCATCCTCAGTCCGTCGTTTCGATATCTTACAGTTCGCTAGCAGATCGCCTCCGTGGGGCGGTGTTTCCGAGCGATTGCTGTAGGCGCGTTTCATGCTTCCAACGACACTCCCTGCTACTCCTGTCgctgcacctgctgctgccaacgtCGTCGCTTGTTGAACCAATGGCCTAGCACCGAACGTGGTTGCATCAACGCGCTTCACGACGACGGTTGACGATCGGGCGATCAGTGGACTGGCTGCATTCGTAGTCGTGGTTGTTATCGTCAAGGCAGCATTACTAAGCGGATGATGCTGAACGAATGTGCCGGGCTGTTGCGGTGGgcagtttccggttccggctaACGCCGATCTCGTTACGGCACCTACCGTACGGAGTCTTTTCGGTGACATCGGTTGTGCGCTGCTGGCTTTCACGGCGTTAACACCACTTCCAACGGGAACAACAAGTTCAGCGctattgctgatgctgacacTAGATCCACTGGTACCCATTGTCGAGAGCATTCGTTTCGCTGCTCCACCAAACGATGCCATTGTCGTTCTTCCTCCGGGGCTGGCCTGAACGGACCGTGCGGTAGTTACCGGTACCCCAATCGACGGATTCAGCATCGCCTGATAGTGCTGAGCTACAGCCGAAGGTTTGTGGAGTTGCTTACTAACACCAACGGTTGCATctgcatcgccaccaccgaaagcaTTCGCCGTCGTACTGGTAGCGATCTCCGTCGTCGGTCGTAACCGAAATTTCGTCTTTAGCGGTGGCCGAGCATTGTCGTTGGTAGCAGCAGTGCTGGCAGTGCTAgccgtgatggtggcgctgcCGATGGAGCTGTTACTACGGCTAGCCGCGACGGCGCCAATCGAATCTACGTAGACTCCACTA
Proteins encoded in this region:
- the LOC126579330 gene encoding uncharacterized protein LOC126579330 isoform X1, with protein sequence MECDVSPGPPPPVQANRSTKQQQQHVPAAALTGAGKTQHGGGGGATFASSEDGNSGGSSTSTDLSTSTGGPSLAADDGPVPSSSSPPSSTTIPARVLSMVTPPTTGSCGVAPTAVTAVASEPIVRTSIGSNITIMGGIGTEGPATGSMQKQQQHQSVVEQQVTVIDISDQSTMEDVSYSEQLPSCSTTTDTSCVILSDEYDSPVPAARAKDEEVVDPLNVSLETALSSQKCSTPVTERIATPAATVSPAATTTLGTPKHHHHLRRNVPRMATGGRQTAGSRQQQQHHQLRGASTGSDKHSPADGGASTMREVLASIPGFSIKTRRRTNKKLSTAAQLEQTREGCIDLETPDSILVNTNLRALLNRETFQLLPPLYQYKLVQLLPPVDRPLALDALECERNGIRLNPSSLNNEFFARACQEWRDRLSEGEFTPEAQMKLRAEAERERGKLDPWKLKHFEPMWGDRKYAGGAFIGAAGTMANPPPPTPPPPPAPSIVPVVAPVPVPVSVPVAMVAPTTPPITSLPTSVPMVVNKVVSTISTVPSVVVSGGRIPPAVSAAARTVAKIHPVISSSGRMATHVTKATVPSSFSSKATIITTSSGMIVLPARTTISVTSGVATSLASGITSAARVCSGVYVDSIGAVAASRSNSSIGSATITASTASTAATNDNARPPLKTKFRLRPTTEIATSTTANAFGGGDADATVGVSKQLHKPSAVAQHYQAMLNPSIGVPVTTARSVQASPGGRTTMASFGGAAKRMLSTMGTSGSSVSISNSAELVVPVGSGVNAVKASSAQPMSPKRLRTVGAVTRSALAGTGNCPPQQPGTFVQHHPLSNAALTITTTTTNAASPLIARSSTVVVKRVDATTFGARPLVQQATTLAAAGAATGVAGSVVGSMKRAYSNRSETPPHGGDLLANCKISKRRTEDAAGSRLMTIVTSTAGVSAGAQHPSTTTTTGTTSIVYRNSSSNNLNRLITTTNTSKSATVAPAAVITSVSSTESSESGGNDNGGGNSNSPRVVSISSSSSSFSMSSNTSHSNLAAPTTNTKHFGAGSFIDGGSSLTDRRRKGALYSVAGATTASTRTHEHHEQQSRKKVRRHQLAGRGGSNGRSNRTLSTLQATTATILVDDDDDDNDAEEADSEDTMVVNGGGTSSHDEEENQSLRPSSDLILEDANDPAGSYDAVDCDAGGNRKQERANLHSLQQQRMLTMTVASARDRQQQSQPVVISAGDTGSGLVGGTATGRQTQTIYDHATGQMISFVCVPSSCASPTSTSNVSSGSTTDYGVGSSASAVANAAALSLRSLPPSVTVTALPQPAAAQQHPSAAQLLSISNDSSNSSSASTTAMMAASDNHLEGGAAVVGTGRLAGGGGGEDRVTVESVLHMNNTFEHVLQAGDGADRNLVIVHKSQLASGIAPEDELEGKLGMPQSIVSANTPAMALEETEEAGDEEEEDDEEEDECDRDDDEDGGVQTTTATNTADEYDEDLEDGNMNEPVLGMVIKTESDHVLGYNGEVGAGSLDSNHQSIVSHIRQPNQVRRYQSLQQEQLLPSSSGAMNMNLTAYHHDHVHLHQQHQQNHQLQFQRTATASGSDDGSGLYHLKNEVDDGAEEPFGYNVDETTSNYCDNASAANGEEVLDEGAKPDDGLLDQQHLLHLTSSMPAQNVGLQEEVCEDEEASRVHDNCLDEYDSSQYRQGGEEDPPTSEEDEEGMNCVLNQQQQQQQTQQLQGHYPLSQDHGVYHQQQQQQQEQGLQNSNAPLTTGLLLPNVSLSPVIAAGTSAEMRTATHILYPGGSMAELSNCVAGGDLLNDGLMDAECEVEHQTLTQNDGDDLDEENVDEAGEEEEEEEEEMEEEEEDQEADESYESLLDDQGVALPHHYEQQQQHPQQQQQLHGQQQLERYIEDVADGGDAVYGMVDSTGGEMISTEIVEHNHDQDVAIMLESDLMVATSGGAELFDVEETGRNEEEQESVLVNGDSRETVASTHDEHRHQQQQRPNSVHLDQQALGEQMVVKSSCGTKDTATDGEYTSTGGRSFLQPITSTGLVGGGVPRRTTTILVVEDGQMGLIDARTRNGSPITASEQLHLRKLKSIASTPATFDRRSSSENNGQSVKMVSDRIVKSSPDHHLQTESGDRLYTTDQPSFPLQDEGRKQEGVVEQVLSCGDPVWTQFKMKMMDPAKMLVVDHHQLADGSNSIILSPLGSNLAPTIAAASPGATTVQTPTLLAGTNQQQHQHTLHATQSNLQQQQHLPNVIQQPQQQHHAHQQTMQQSPSTTIPVATATLIQQMTSSHHNQTHQAQQQQQIHQSAASGISFLAHQQPTVQTMTTMQAAPPVTQQQQQQAQGMNVFQFNTQQQPQQQQTVQVHHQSANMLGGGVVTSHPVTVSAGSTIQLTSEIKDGMRNNLLKTDQGVSYATIRQGNQQLVTRIKLGNDESCSQLQQHSPQQHQHGIQAQLSKLNVVTSSPLLPLGTPNNPDNLSRVIESVAGNYGVAGAVAVPPAQQLIATQQPQPQPQTIQHVQTSTGQHIRFEMDTPANNHHHHALLQQASQQQQQPNALLTQQQHQPKFIITSRPITSVVNAVTGTKLPLTVQQATGGATQLGAQQFIQTQEQQLPPRQPLQNPNTITTIQKPIQLQKIIMSTPSTIGQHQQHQQQQQRPRLPLQRAQVITQVTQKVTPQQQVQQQQQQQVVTPTQSQQRFQQKFVTNQLIRGQNALLVNSGQYVPVQQQHQQPQQSSLTPVTVVGTNVIVGAGQRKHRPVVPATSVTLSTAVSSSQSGSVSSGGGRRGGGRTSSSNLPPGAVNLERSYQICQAVIQNSPNRHQLKAQLKSPQAFLAASNSNSNSSISSIGSTGSNGSSSSSSSSSSSSSSSSSGISASSIIGNTKEDPSTGGGNNGGSTFGAALGIGGNKLPGPRLMNPKRIITTLGGRTQSSIVVRQVYTGGSSATPGTPISIIPATSQQQQQQQQQPQQQQIHNLGEQLQQHAQIISVTAAPTIAHSANNNNVATIVSSGGSAGGGNFGGKYVLLHRTAHLSELVMPRAASAPPTHEQIQLVSPSDSQQQQQQQQQQQQQQVTQQQVVHHHVQQQQQQQQLHHQQQQQLHHQQQQQQQQQQQQQQQQQQQAQQQLVPGLQPTIARRIPSTHVITYGQPDVSAASIESTATTATVASGTTTGAAGGSNVLIIGGNGSAASPQQYQHHPTAVVIANGCGSSGDSGSSPPNSSPITISAAPQHQQQSLAAGNSSTALQHSHHSIQQQLSSGLIASNNGNINLRGVNIVLSNVINNSDNSTSVNRVQYQQQQAQGCHEDDVGRSQVLTNGNEHDEEGCDELGNASAVQLCTGRCISSSTDGETGGDCSCSQNAMVVCQQCGAFCHDDCISGTKLCVSCAVR